The Marasmius oreades isolate 03SP1 chromosome 11, whole genome shotgun sequence genome includes a region encoding these proteins:
- a CDS encoding uncharacterized protein (CAZy:AA9) → MFKIAVLACLLSTIISSVQGHGYVQEITAGGTKYTGYLPYTDPYMNPVPQRIVRKVPGNGNSILVSPHPFDPSTYLITGPVEDLTLIDVQCNGWSAGGSSYDTVPAPLVAKVAAGSQIALNWTLWPDSHEGPMITYMARAPSDITKWMPGKSAVWFKIAESGKGSDGKWAAADKLNANNGIYTFTIPKNLKAGQYIIRHEM, encoded by the exons ATGTTCAAGATTGCTGTTCTCGCCTGTCTACTCTCAACAATcatctcctctgtccaaggaCATGGATACGTTCAGGAAATCACTGCCGGTGGAACAAAGTACACTGGGTACCTGCCTTACACCGATCCCTACATGAACCCTGTTCCACAACGTATCGTCCGAAAGGTACCAGGGAACGGTAATTCCATTCTTGTTTCTCCTCATCCTTTTGATCCGTCTACATACCTTATCACAGGTCCCGTGGAAGATTTGACTTTGATTGA CGTTCAATGTAATGGGTGGTCTGCTGGCGGCTCCAGCTACGACACCGTACCTGCACCCTTGGTGGCCAAGGTTGCCGCTGGCTCTCAAATCGCATTGAACTGGACTCTTTGGCCCGATAGCCACGAG GGCCCGATGATTACTTACATGGCTCGTGCTCCGAGCGATATCACCAAATGGATGCCCGGAAAGAGCGCTGTTTGGTTTAAGATTGCCGAGTCTGGCAAGGGCTCCGATGGGAAGTGGGCAGCTGCGGACAAGCTCAACGCCAACAATGGTATC